The genomic DNA GTATTTTCGAGTAAACTACTTCTTTACGCCCAGCGTCGTCTCCCAGATATCAGCATGCCTTTCTTCATCAGAAAGTATCTGCTCCATCATAAGCCTGCTTGTGGGGTCGCCCAATTCATCAAAAAGTTTAATATGCGCCTTGTACTGCTTTATCGCTATATTCTCCCCTTCAAGGTCATCCTTCATCATCTTGACAAGGTCTCCGCCCTTCTTAATCACATCAGGAACCGTTGTCGGATCACCGCCAAGGTAATTAATCCTCTCTGCAATCATCTCCATGTGTTTCATCTCATCACGACTTATCTTTTCAAACAACTCAAGGACAGCAGGGCTGTCATATCCTTCACCTGTCCAATGATGATGCAAATACTGAAGTGTCGCTGCTATTTCCAACGCAAGGTCTTTATTCAACGCATCAATTATTTTCTTAGTGCTCATGGTACACCTC from Nitrospirota bacterium includes the following:
- a CDS encoding ferritin-like domain-containing protein, with the translated sequence MSTKKIIDALNKDLALEIAATLQYLHHHWTGEGYDSPAVLELFEKISRDEMKHMEMIAERINYLGGDPTTVPDVIKKGGDLVKMMKDDLEGENIAIKQYKAHIKLFDELGDPTSRLMMEQILSDEERHADIWETTLGVKK